In the genome of Arachis stenosperma cultivar V10309 chromosome 6, arast.V10309.gnm1.PFL2, whole genome shotgun sequence, the window CTCCTCTTACTGAGGTCAttcatctcaaactcacttTCACATTCTAATTTCCTGATTTCTGTGGCTCTTCGATAGTCAACGATACTCTTTCTGGTCAATCTTGTCTAaatgtaattttattttgtatcttaGGTTATTTCAACTTCTCTATCGCTTTCGTAATTTTAGCATCATTTCCCTGAACCAAGTAATGAAGACTGCGTGGCAAGTTCTTGATTAAGGGTTTATTTTATGCAGGTTGATCTTTGTGGCCACGCCACATTGGCGGCGTCACACGCTGTGTTCTCATCTGGCCTGGTGGATTCCGATGTAATCGAATTCGAAACGCTAGCTGGAGTATTGACTGTCAAGAAAATCCCGGCAAAGAGTGTTAATAATGGTGAAACTGATGATGGATTTTATATGGAATTCGGTTTTCCTGCTGACCATCCTGTAGAATTAAACTCTCCTGAGATTTCACAAGTTTCTGCAGCGTTGAACGTTAAGGCTGCTTCCATAGTTGAAGTAAAGAAGACAAAGAATACAGATGACATATTTGTAACaactaaatcttttttttctctttcattgcTCTAGTTTTTTCCATTGACATTATGATTTAGTTTGCTTGTGATACTATGGCAAGAACGGTTGCTGCAGTATATATCTCTATTCTTGCCTGAAAATCTAACAAGTAGGGATTTATGTTTTTGAGTAATTTGTAACTTGTAAGCACTTAAAATATGCTGATATGAAGCATGCCATGTTCTTCTAGGTTGTACTCGAATCTGGAGCAGCTGTGAAAGAAGTACAGCCACAAATTGATGAAATAGTCAAATATCCTGGAAGGGGGTTAATTGTTACGGGGTCTGCTCCTTCAGAGTCAGGATTTGATTTCTTCAGTCGATTCTTCAGCCCTAAACTCGGAATCAACGAGGTAATATGACTGATAAGAACATTATGTTCCTCCAATAGAATTGGTGATTGATTCCATGTCCTCCTCATTGCTTAATAGATGAAGATCAAAACTTGATTGTGAACTCAATAATAGTGATAACTGCAGATTTTAGATGCCTAATTCCCTTCTTTAAGTGTTTCTAAGTTAAAATATAGAATGTGATATTATTAATACCTAATTCTACATGGAAATATTTTTGGACATCCAAACTTGCATATTCTATGTCCACACTCACTTTTCCACCTTTAAACTTTATTGTGACCCTTACACTTTTGTTACAAATGctgaataatttttttgttaggaTCCTGTTTGCGGGAGTGCACATTGTAGCTTAGCTACCTATTGGAGCAAgaagttgcaaaagtgtgatttcAATGCTTATCAGGTACTCTCCTCTTAACTCTCTGGGATTACGAATTGTCATTGTTTTACTTAACAACTCAAGTCACTTTTATTTGCACAGGCCTCATCACGAGGAGGAGTTTTGAAAATTCATCTTGACGAGCAGAACCAAAGGGTGCTTTTGCGAGGTAAGGCTGTTACCGTCATGGAAGGCTCTATTCTGGTCTAGTCCTAGTAGTCCTAGACTCCTaatgttgttacaaaataagTGCTTGGCATGGCCCCAATATGTGTTGGTTAATTTTTATCTCCTTCATTCAGAGTTATTGAGATTTCATGAAAGAATTTTCAGTTTTGCTAGCTAGTCAATCTTGTTTGAGCTGCTGAACTATATAACAAGGCCATTGTAGTTGCTTTTGTTGAGTGGAATTAATCACAATATAATACATTACTTCATTAGTTATCACATGCTCTTATTTAATTACACAATTTAGTAATTACAATTACAAAGTATTATACACAATTGCAAACTATATTCTATTGTTGACAAAATTAGAGATATTAAGATTAGAACAAGTTGTGGCTTGAAGCAACAGCGATGAGCTGAACCCAAATCTATTGGAATCAAGATCAAACTGCACGAGATTATCCTCCAACTGATGCCCTCCAATAACAACGCTGGTCCTCCTATGCGCCCCACCGTCAACAAAACCCAAACACCACAAACCCATACCCACCCCTTCCTTTTCAATCCTCACCATCGAATTCCCCCCGAATATTCTCCAAAACACGTCATCGCTGTGCATCACCAAATCCACGGTCGGCACCGCGGGTCCAACGCGCGTCTCACTGAGGTCCCCCTCACGGTAACACACCCCGAACGGCTCAACGGCTTCCGTCGCCGTCAAGTTAAAAGCCAACGACTCATTCACAAACAGCTCTACGAACCATTTGTACACAGAACTTTCCATTACGGTGTACGGCTCTGACGTGCTTATCTTGGTCCCCCCTAGCCCGTCCTGATCAATGGCCAGGATCGACGCGTTGATGGGAACATCCTTACCGTTGATCCGAATTGAAGTCACGTTAACGAAATACTCATCGGACGGTTGTCCGTTGTAAGAGATAACAGTATCCGCAACGGGGTTCACAATGAGTGGAGTGTAAACAAGAGATTTGGAGACGTCAATTTTGGAATTAAAAATGTACGGTCCGGTCGAAGCGAAGATAGCCGCGCCGGGACTCTGGGTTGAAGCGGGTAAGCAGAGAGCGAAGCAACGAGTGGTGGACAAAGAGGCGCTTATTTGGGCCGGGAGGGAGAGGTTGTTTCGGCCCAAAGCGGCTAAACCAGTGGCGTTTTGGGCCAGGCCTTGGAGTAATTGGACCGTGGAGCAGGAGAAGACGAAGTCTTTGATTTGGACGAGTGGACCCTGAGTTGACCCGTCCGAGGTGCGAAGAGCGAGGGTGTCGAAGTTGGCGGTGGAGAGGAGGGTCTTTCTGGTGATGGGGTTTTCGGGGAAGAGGGAGCAGGTGTTGTTGGAGCAGGCGCCGCCGGAGTTGAAGGTGGCACAGAGAGAGGAGTTGCAGGGAATGCGGTGGTTGTAGTTGTTGCAGAGGAGCCAGGTGAGGGAGGAGCCAAGGTGGAGGTGGAGGGTGGTGGGTTGGAGTGGGGTTTGAACGTAGACGGAGAGGGTATAGAGTTGGGTGGAGGGGTCTTTTGAGATTGGGGAGAGGAGTAGTGGTGTTACTGTTTGGAGAATGAGGAAGATGAGGAACAGGAATGGCGGTGGAAGAAGAAGCATTTTTGGAATTTAGTGATTTAATTTGGGGAGTGGTGGAACcatgtagaagaagaagcaggaGGAGGATAAAGAAGAGGTGGTTGTGGTTCGTGTTGAACACTATTAGTCTATTAGGTTCAAATATGTGTTGAGTTTTTGATACGGCTAGTCGGCTATGATGGAGCCTGTCTTGTATGTTACCTGCCTAAGGTACAGCTTAATTAATACACAACATATGTATACCAACTATAACAAGCTTGGAAATTAATGCCttacaaaaaaacaaaaattgacgAAACCTACAAAACTTAAAGGAAAAAAGGATGATATATAGTAAAGAGCACAATTTACCTATATAAAATAAGTGAAAGAAATATTTACTCAGTTATAATAATTAAGAATTGGTTATTTATATATTCTGatacatttttatataatttttgaaatatttttacGTTTTACTATTAACACACTGTGGTAAATTTTAACGATGGATGAAGGAAGCATCATAAACATAAACCATAAGATTCTTTCACGGATTACTCGTGAA includes:
- the LOC130936612 gene encoding uncharacterized protein LOC130936612 isoform X1; amino-acid sequence: MIASGRGALKLHLPFISSTRFELVRFSKLALPPVLHQTLRVSPIHFGSIRSGLLFQIPKLRQRCVSSSSLASENLSMAKEPVKYSVVDAFTESAFKGNPAAVCLLDEERDRQWKQAVAAEFNISETCFLNKISDSRFTIRFFTPLTEVDLCGHATLAASHAVFSSGLVDSDVIEFETLAGVLTVKKIPAKSVNNGETDDGFYMEFGFPADHPVELNSPEISQVSAALNVKAASIVEVKKTKNTDDIFVVLESGAAVKEVQPQIDEIVKYPGRGLIVTGSAPSESGFDFFSRFFSPKLGINEDPVCGSAHCSLATYWSKKLQKCDFNAYQASSRGGVLKIHLDEQNQRVLLRGKAVTVMEGSILV
- the LOC130936611 gene encoding probable aspartic proteinase GIP1, with product MLLLPPPFLFLIFLILQTVTPLLLSPISKDPSTQLYTLSVYVQTPLQPTTLHLHLGSSLTWLLCNNYNHRIPCNSSLCATFNSGGACSNNTCSLFPENPITRKTLLSTANFDTLALRTSDGSTQGPLVQIKDFVFSCSTVQLLQGLAQNATGLAALGRNNLSLPAQISASLSTTRCFALCLPASTQSPGAAIFASTGPYIFNSKIDVSKSLVYTPLIVNPVADTVISYNGQPSDEYFVNVTSIRINGKDVPINASILAIDQDGLGGTKISTSEPYTVMESSVYKWFVELFVNESLAFNLTATEAVEPFGVCYREGDLSETRVGPAVPTVDLVMHSDDVFWRIFGGNSMVRIEKEGVGMGLWCLGFVDGGAHRRTSVVIGGHQLEDNLVQFDLDSNRFGFSSSLLLQATTCSNLNISNFVNNRI
- the LOC130936612 gene encoding uncharacterized protein LOC130936612 isoform X2, translating into MIASGRGALKLHLPFISSTRFELVRFSKLALPPVLHQTLRVSPIHFELRQRCVSSSSLASENLSMAKEPVKYSVVDAFTESAFKGNPAAVCLLDEERDRQWKQAVAAEFNISETCFLNKISDSRFTIRFFTPLTEVDLCGHATLAASHAVFSSGLVDSDVIEFETLAGVLTVKKIPAKSVNNGETDDGFYMEFGFPADHPVELNSPEISQVSAALNVKAASIVEVKKTKNTDDIFVVLESGAAVKEVQPQIDEIVKYPGRGLIVTGSAPSESGFDFFSRFFSPKLGINEDPVCGSAHCSLATYWSKKLQKCDFNAYQASSRGGVLKIHLDEQNQRVLLRGKAVTVMEGSILV